The Nitrospira sp. sequence CCACATTCCGAACGACTCCCCTTCCTCAACTCTGCTTTAGCCAATAGGGCGATTCCTTGCGGTTCCGGACTGTCATTACCGGCCGATCTGAGCAAGCGGTTGATCGGAGACTGAATAGGCCCCAAGGGGGTTGGGTTCGAGTCGATTCATCATGGGAAGCTCAGACGGCGACGGGTTGGGCTGTGAATCGGGTGTCAGAAGAATCCCCCAGTGCTGGTTATTGTGACAGATATTGTCCGCCATCAATGCGCCGCCGTGGTGGAACAGCAGGATGCCGCTCAGCATATTTCCTTCACACTGATTCCGGACCAGTTCAGGACGGCTGCCCTGATCGCGGACCGCGATCCCAAAATGGTGATTGTCGAAGCAACGGTTATCGGCCACTCGTGGTTGCGCACCGGCAAACACGAATATGCCGGACTCGCGATTGCGGCACACCTCGTTTTCCGCGAATATCGCACGACATTCGGATCCATACAGGACGACACCGGACAAGATGCCTTCCATTGCCCGGCATTGGGTGATGAGACATGTGGAATTGAGCACGTTGATGGCTGAATGTTGGTCGCTGCCGATATAGCGGAATGTCATGCCGGTTATCAATCCTTCCGGCACCTCTTGGAGATAGAGCGGCCCTCCACGCCGCCAGAAGATATGGACCCGGTCTCGTCCGGCTCCAACCAGCCGGACCGGCCGTTGACTGACGAAAACCTTATCCTCATAGATCCCCGGACGAACATATACCTGATCCGATTCACCCATATCCTTAATCGCTGCGCTCGGCAGGGGATAGCAACCTTGATCGATGCTGTCGACGATCAAGGTTCTGCCTCCCAATGGATTGGCCGGAACTGACTCCTCATGCATCACATTCTCTCCCCGGAATACTGATATCTCCAACAACTCTGAAGATCAACGGACCTTATTGAGCACTGGACATACCCGTCGATGTAAGGGCGCTTTTCGTACAAATCTGTGTCTTTCGTCTGCGCGCCTATTGAAACCTCCTGAAACTGATGGATCTCATGCCCATTGAACATCAGGTTATTCAAGCGGTTCTGATCTTCGACTGACCTGGACCATGGCATACCGATTGCGTGCATAGACCCCTCGACTCTGGTTTGAGCAGTTGGAGGGCCATCTATGGCACAGAACAGTATCGGAATTCTCATACTCCTATCAATGTTCTTATCAGCAGGCCCATCCTTCGCTGCTCCCACCCAGAGGCAGGATACGACCCGTCACCTCTATGATCGTGTCATGGATGAATTCAAACACCGCGATTACGAAGCGGCCATGGCAGGCTTTCGACTGTTTATCGAGTTGCACAGTGAGTCCGCACTCGCAGCCAACGCACAGTATTGGATCGGAGAATGTCAGTATCGTATGGGGCGATACCGCGACGCGCTGAAGTCGTTCTATGACGTCGTCTCAAATTACCCGCTCAGTCCGAAGTTGGCGGCGTCCACATTGAAGCTCGGCCAGACCTACACCAAATTGGGCGATCACGAAAAAGCGAGGCTCATGTTCGACCGTGTCGTGGATCAATACCCGGATAGCTCCGAAGCGGAACTTGCCCGAACAACCATCGAGGCAATAACGCGCGCCGACGAAGCCGCCGCCGCATCGCCGTAGAGACCGGCCCGCTCGATGAAAGCGGATCGCTTGTTTTCTATTCCTCTGCGTTCATCCCCAATTGGGCGGCGAGGTCTGGCAAAGAGTAGTTTTTCTTCGATCGCAACTTCATCAGCTTGATTCCTGCCGCATCGAGGACCGATTCGATGACGCGCTGCCGTTCTGCTTGATGGGGTTGCGGTGACTCCTGTTCAATCTGCACGACCTGCTCGACCTGGCAGGATCCTGGATGGACCAAAGCAAAATCGACTCGTTTGAGCGCGAGATGGCGCAGAACATGAGAACGCACCGTGTCAGAGGCATCAACGGCTATGAAGGACCATAACGGTACTTGAGTAAAGACCAGGTACTGCTCCTGGACAACCATCCGCAGCAGATTATACAGAGCCACCTCTTCTTCCACGATCAACGGGGCGGAACTGATGATGGCGTCCGGAGGAATCATAAACGGCACGAGCTGCCGGCTGCTTCGACGGAATCTCTTCCGATACAACCAAATGCCGACGATCACTGCAAGGGCCACCGCCCCGACGAGAACGATCTTCATCGCCCGTTACTTTCGCCCTTTACGTGGGTGTAGTCGCTCGAACCACCGCGGGCCGCTTGGGACGATGCATCCCAACAGCCTAGGGAAGGCCGCTCCTGTGACCGAAGGGACATTCCCACACTCCTCCATCACGGTCTGATACGCTAGAACAGCAAAGGCCACCGACTCGAGCGCCTTGCTGTCCCAACCGTGCGCCTCAAAGGTCGTGACCGGAACCGGCGCAAAGACTTCCGTCAGGTGTCCCATGATCACCCGGTTCTTGACGCCTCCTCCACCGACGATCACTTCATCGATGCCACCTTTGACCCATCGCCGCGCCGTGCCAACTCCCTCCGCAGTCCAGCGGCTGCATGTGGCCAGCAGATCCTCGATCGGCAATTTGCGGGTTTGTTGCCAGTTGAGCAAGTCGTCCAACATCTTTGCGCCGAACGCTTCACGCCCTGTGGATTTCGGTGGCGCCTGAGACAGATAAGGATGCGCAAGCAGTTTGGCCAACAATCTCGAATCAACCTGTCCTCGGGCAGCCAGCCGCCCTTCACGGTCCATCGAGGACCGGCCATTTGTGGCTCGGACCATGATGCCGTCCAGAACCATATTCGCCGGACCAGTGTCGAATGCGGCCAGTGTTACGGTTCCTGATCGACGTGGCAGGTAGGTGACGTTGCTGATGCCGCCAAGATTCACGATGAGTCGCGCCCGGCGAGGATGTTGAAACAGCAAGGCATGCACTCCCGGTGTAAGCGGCGCTCCTTGCCCTCCGGCCGCGATGTCGCGCGGACGGAAATTGGCCACCGTCGTGATCCCCGTGCGTTCGGCGATCACGGCGGGCTCAGCAATCTGCAGGGTGGAGCGTATCGAGCCGACACCGGTATCCTTGATGCCATTGGGAAGGTGGTGCACCGTCTGGCCGTGGGATCCAATCAGAGCCACGTCCTCTTCGGTCAGATGAGCCGCACGGATGACGCCTAACGCTGCGTCGGCGAACCACTCGCCCAACAGCGCATTCAGGTGGCAAATATCCGTCACGGTCCCGGAAACCGATGCCGAGAGAATTCGTTGTTGCAGCGAGCGCGGATAGGGAAGCGAATGAAACGCAACCATCTCGACGTGAATGCCGGCTTTCCGACGATCAATCGAGACCAGGGCAGCGTCGACTCCGTCAGCTGAAGTACCCGACATCAATCCAACAACGTTCATCTGCAGTATCCTTTCGCAACCATACGAATCCGCCGAGACCGGCGGGTGCGCTACGCTAATCGAACTGGCGCGTATGGTCAAGGAGGCGAATGGACAGGGCCTATGAGGGGGTGCCGCCGTCACGATGTCGTTGACACCGCAAAACTTGGATGTTACCGTCCCCGCCGATGTTTTTGGTCAACCACGTGCTGAAACGACCCATCTCCGTTCTCATCGCCTTTCTGGCCGGCTTCGTTCCCTCCCTTACCCCTGTGACAGAAGCTCGCGACCCGATTCCCATCGTCGTCACGATTCCTGTCCTGAAGGATTTGGCCGAACAGGTCGGCGGCCCCCATGTACGGGTCACATCTTTGTTGAGCGGCTACGAGAACGAACACACCTATTCGCCGAAACCCACCGATCTGATCGCAGTCCGGAAGGCCAGGGTGCTGTTCGAGATCGGCCTCGGACTCGAGGTCTGGGTTTCGTCGCTGGTCAAGAATGCCGGGAGTCCGTCGTTACGCCTCATTACGACATCCCAGGGGGTGGGGCTGATTCACGATGGTTCGGATTCTCATGACGAACTGCACAAGGGCGAAAAAGAAGCCGAGCCAGGCGGGAATCCACACATCTGGTTGGACCCTGAGAACGTCGCCATCATGCTGCGCCACATCACTGATGCCCTGATTGAGGTTGATCCGGGTCACACGGCCGAATTCCGAACAAATCAAGCGGCGTATCTTCACCGGTTGAGCCGGTTGCAAAAAGAACTTTCTGATCGCACTCAGCTGCTATTCGATCGACGTTTCATTGCGCACCATTCGGCCTGGCCTTATTTAGCGAAGCGATTTGGCCTCGAAATTGTCGGCACGATTCACATGCAGTCCGGCACAGAACCATCGGCTTTTCACCTGCAATCTCTCATCGAAAAGATCAGGAAGGAGAATATCAGGGTTATCGTCTCCGAGATTCAGCTCAGCCAACGCCTCCCGGAACTGCTTGCGAGAGAAACCAACGCCCGCGTCGTGGTCCTGACGACGATGCCGGGAGGTGTATCGGGAACTGAGACCTACCTCGACATGCTTCGTTATAATGTGCTCCAATTAGCCGGCGCGCTGGAAACGACGTAACAACAGTTAGGACATTCGTTTCTATCGTCGGAAGGAGTTTGGGAATCCGTGTCTGACCCCCGCGAGCCAATTATTCGTTTTGAGCGCGCTTCCTTCGGATTTCCAGGGCTCACGGCCCTGAAGGAGATCTCGCTGACCATCTACGAAGGCGAGTTCGTCGGGGTGATCGGTCCAAATGGGTCAGGGAAAACGACACTGTGTCGAGCAGTCTTAGGACTTTTAGCTCCCATGGAAGGACACCTCCATATCTTCGACTGTGCCTGCGATGAGCTCCGCTGCCACCATCGTGCCAAAATCGGGTACCTCCCGCAGAAAGGGGTCGTCGATCGCAATTTCCCGGTGACAGTCCTCGAAACAGTGATGATGGGACGTTACGGGGCCTTAGGCTTGTTTAGGCGCCCGAGTCGGAAGGATCGTGCTATCGCACTGGAAGCTCTTAGTCAGGTCGGAATGGAATCACATAAGGATAACGCTCTTGGGCAACTCTCCGGCGGTCAACAACAGCGTGTCTTCATTGCCAGAGCCCTGGCGCAGCAACCCAAAGTCCTGATATTGGATGAACCGACGACCGGCCTGGATATCACCACGCAACACAATGTCATTGAGCTCGTGCAACACCTTCATGACGAGCTCAAGTTGACGGTCCTCCTCATTACGCACGACATAAATATGATCCGCTCACGAGTGGATCGATTGATTCTTCTCAAAACCAGACTCTTCGCCGCGGGTCCTCCTGCGGAAGTGCTCAAAGCGGACATTCTTCACCAAGTGTACGGGAAAGAGCTGGTCATCACCGAGAAAGACCTCGTCATCGTGGAAGACTATCACCATCACCACTAGGAGTTAATTCCACTCCATGCTCGATCTCCTCACTTACGATTTCATGCAACGGTCCCTGCTCGCCGCGGCGATGGTCGGCGGATTGTGCTCGGTGATCGGCGTATTTGTCGTGTTGCGCGGACTGGCGTTTGTCGGAGCCGGCACGTCGCATGCCGCCTTCGCGGGCGTCGCACTCGGTTACTTGATGGGTTGGCCTCCCTTATTGCTGGCGATCCTGTTCGGACTCGCCACGGTATGGATCACCGGGTGGGTCGAGGAAAGAGGCCGCATGAAGCTGGATGTGTCGATCGGCATTCTCTACACCACGACGATGGCACTGGCAATCCTCTTCATCGGGCTGATGAAGACCTATAATGCCGAAGTGTATGGGTATTTGTTCGGCAGCGTCCTGTCGGTCACCACTGAGGAGCTCAGCATCATCGGAGGGTTGAGCATTCTCGTACTGGGGCTCATCTTGACGTTTGCAAAAGAGCTCTACTTTATCGCCTTCGATCAAGAGATGGCTGAAGCTTCCGGCGTTCCAGCACGACAGATCTTTTTTCTCCTCTTGTCACTGGTGGCCTTGACGGTGGTAGTCTCATTGAAGACGGTCGGTGCGATCCTCGTGTTTGCGATGATTCTGATTCCAGCCTCGACCGCCTACCAGCTCACGCATAGCCTCGCAACGCTGACTCTGTATTCCGCAATCATCGGAGTCATGACCTCCGTAACAGGCGTCTTGATTTCTGCCGTGTGGGACGTCCCTTCCGGACCGGCAATCGTTCTTCTCGCCACCGCAATATTTTTCATCTCTGTCTTCTTCTCGCCAAAGCGCGTGAAGAGCACACGGTTGGCGCACTCTCATTAACCACACGCACCTTGCTCCTCCCAATCTCAGAATGCTATGTGTACTACACGACCTCCGATATGAGGTGCCCAAGCTTGCACCCGCTGTCGAGGTGGCAGAAAGATACCGGAATCGGCGATAATCGCGGTGCTTTCTTATAGGCGAGACACCCCAATACATGAGAGGAGGAGTTTCATGCGAGGGCACACGTTAAGACCAGGCTTAATCGGCGTATTGTTCGTCGCTATGGCGACGATGTTCCCCATGTCACACGGGGCCTTGGCGGAAGAATTCGGCGGAACTGAACCGGGCAGATGGATACTTGGTTTTCGGGCTGGATTTGCTCCACTGACCCAGCAGCTCTCGGAAAATACGTCAACGTCCATCGGACCACTCGTCAATTTTCAAGGCTTGTACAGCGTGAATAACTGGCTCTTGGTCGGAATGATGCTCGAATGGGAACGGCATGGAGTCAGCCTGGAGCGCCCTGACATCGACCTGGGGCATCAAGATACGGTATCGGTGTTGCCGACCGTCGAAGTGCGTCCCGTGAAACTGGGCCGGATCACTCCGTATGTGAATATGAGCTTCGGCGTCAACATCAACAGCTTTGGCGAAGATACACCTATTCGCATCAGTCCGAGCAACACCTTTGCCTGGCGCTTAGGCTGGGGAGCCGATTACATGCTCAATGAACGATTTGCCCTCAATACGGAATGGGCCTATAAGCGAAATGACGGGCATACGACCGGTACCGGAGGTCGGAATGATGACTGGAATGCCTCTTCGTTCGGCTTCCTCTTTGGCGGAAAGATGTTTTTCTGAGTTCATCCATCGGCGGGCATCATCACCACCCTTCTACTCCTATGGAGTAGAAGGGTGAGGAAAAGTTGGGAATAGCCCCGCCTTACTCAAGCCGGCTGTTCTTGTTCCGACTCCACACCATGCCGGTTTGCTCCTTTGAGCTGAATCCCAACTTTTCATAAAACCCCGGCCGTCTGGTGCAGAGCCAAAAGAGCTCGACCCGCTTGAGGCGCGGGTGGTTGAGGATTCGCTGAACAATTT is a genomic window containing:
- a CDS encoding outer membrane beta-barrel protein, with the protein product MRGHTLRPGLIGVLFVAMATMFPMSHGALAEEFGGTEPGRWILGFRAGFAPLTQQLSENTSTSIGPLVNFQGLYSVNNWLLVGMMLEWERHGVSLERPDIDLGHQDTVSVLPTVEVRPVKLGRITPYVNMSFGVNINSFGEDTPIRISPSNTFAWRLGWGADYMLNERFALNTEWAYKRNDGHTTGTGGRNDDWNASSFGFLFGGKMFF
- a CDS encoding anhydro-N-acetylmuramic acid kinase, with the protein product MNVVGLMSGTSADGVDAALVSIDRRKAGIHVEMVAFHSLPYPRSLQQRILSASVSGTVTDICHLNALLGEWFADAALGVIRAAHLTEEDVALIGSHGQTVHHLPNGIKDTGVGSIRSTLQIAEPAVIAERTGITTVANFRPRDIAAGGQGAPLTPGVHALLFQHPRRARLIVNLGGISNVTYLPRRSGTVTLAAFDTGPANMVLDGIMVRATNGRSSMDREGRLAARGQVDSRLLAKLLAHPYLSQAPPKSTGREAFGAKMLDDLLNWQQTRKLPIEDLLATCSRWTAEGVGTARRWVKGGIDEVIVGGGGVKNRVIMGHLTEVFAPVPVTTFEAHGWDSKALESVAFAVLAYQTVMEECGNVPSVTGAAFPRLLGCIVPSGPRWFERLHPRKGRK
- the ybgF gene encoding tol-pal system protein YbgF, whose protein sequence is MAQNSIGILILLSMFLSAGPSFAAPTQRQDTTRHLYDRVMDEFKHRDYEAAMAGFRLFIELHSESALAANAQYWIGECQYRMGRYRDALKSFYDVVSNYPLSPKLAASTLKLGQTYTKLGDHEKARLMFDRVVDQYPDSSEAELARTTIEAITRADEAAAASP
- a CDS encoding DUF2726 domain-containing protein; the protein is MKIVLVGAVALAVIVGIWLYRKRFRRSSRQLVPFMIPPDAIISSAPLIVEEEVALYNLLRMVVQEQYLVFTQVPLWSFIAVDASDTVRSHVLRHLALKRVDFALVHPGSCQVEQVVQIEQESPQPHQAERQRVIESVLDAAGIKLMKLRSKKNYSLPDLAAQLGMNAEE
- a CDS encoding metal ABC transporter ATP-binding protein, translating into MSDPREPIIRFERASFGFPGLTALKEISLTIYEGEFVGVIGPNGSGKTTLCRAVLGLLAPMEGHLHIFDCACDELRCHHRAKIGYLPQKGVVDRNFPVTVLETVMMGRYGALGLFRRPSRKDRAIALEALSQVGMESHKDNALGQLSGGQQQRVFIARALAQQPKVLILDEPTTGLDITTQHNVIELVQHLHDELKLTVLLITHDINMIRSRVDRLILLKTRLFAAGPPAEVLKADILHQVYGKELVITEKDLVIVEDYHHHH
- a CDS encoding zinc ABC transporter substrate-binding protein; the protein is MFLVNHVLKRPISVLIAFLAGFVPSLTPVTEARDPIPIVVTIPVLKDLAEQVGGPHVRVTSLLSGYENEHTYSPKPTDLIAVRKARVLFEIGLGLEVWVSSLVKNAGSPSLRLITTSQGVGLIHDGSDSHDELHKGEKEAEPGGNPHIWLDPENVAIMLRHITDALIEVDPGHTAEFRTNQAAYLHRLSRLQKELSDRTQLLFDRRFIAHHSAWPYLAKRFGLEIVGTIHMQSGTEPSAFHLQSLIEKIRKENIRVIVSEIQLSQRLPELLARETNARVVVLTTMPGGVSGTETYLDMLRYNVLQLAGALETT
- a CDS encoding right-handed parallel beta-helix repeat-containing protein encodes the protein MHEESVPANPLGGRTLIVDSIDQGCYPLPSAAIKDMGESDQVYVRPGIYEDKVFVSQRPVRLVGAGRDRVHIFWRRGGPLYLQEVPEGLITGMTFRYIGSDQHSAINVLNSTCLITQCRAMEGILSGVVLYGSECRAIFAENEVCRNRESGIFVFAGAQPRVADNRCFDNHHFGIAVRDQGSRPELVRNQCEGNMLSGILLFHHGGALMADNICHNNQHWGILLTPDSQPNPSPSELPMMNRLEPNPLGAYSVSDQPLAQIGR
- a CDS encoding metal ABC transporter permease; the protein is MLDLLTYDFMQRSLLAAAMVGGLCSVIGVFVVLRGLAFVGAGTSHAAFAGVALGYLMGWPPLLLAILFGLATVWITGWVEERGRMKLDVSIGILYTTTMALAILFIGLMKTYNAEVYGYLFGSVLSVTTEELSIIGGLSILVLGLILTFAKELYFIAFDQEMAEASGVPARQIFFLLLSLVALTVVVSLKTVGAILVFAMILIPASTAYQLTHSLATLTLYSAIIGVMTSVTGVLISAVWDVPSGPAIVLLATAIFFISVFFSPKRVKSTRLAHSH